From a single Kitasatospora sp. NBC_00458 genomic region:
- a CDS encoding alpha/beta hydrolase family protein, which translates to MSTTPRWRKAALLAAPVAVLLALAGPQTALAASPPAGPPAAALSTSPPAALAGDPATDPPQVPAPTTRRPVGAASVHLVDTARHDPWRPDAATRELMATLWYPAQSARGEQIPYVSPEVSTALYGTPALSSVRTGVKARTVPAPGRHPLIVLSPGYGYSRTSLTALAEDLAARGYAVAALDHTYETVVQFPDGRVETCLICDEVDDRRAAEVTRSRAKDIGFLIDRLTAPGPGLVRGLQIDRTRIGAAGHSIGGASAVEAMRQDGRIRAAANLDGDFFVPPPAEGLSRPVLLLGAQRRAGATPTANWEETWQHLTGWKRWLDLPEGGHLSFCDVHWLVDSLGVRDQVPPETAQEQYGSVKGARALAATRAYLGAFFDRHLLHRPSRLLDAPSAAYPEVRFAK; encoded by the coding sequence ATGTCGACAACTCCCCGGTGGCGGAAGGCCGCGCTGCTCGCCGCGCCCGTCGCCGTCCTGCTCGCGCTGGCCGGCCCGCAGACCGCGCTGGCCGCCTCCCCGCCCGCCGGGCCGCCCGCCGCAGCCCTCTCGACGAGCCCCCCGGCCGCCCTGGCAGGCGACCCGGCCACCGACCCGCCGCAGGTGCCCGCGCCCACCACGCGCCGCCCGGTCGGCGCCGCCTCGGTGCACCTGGTGGACACCGCCCGGCACGACCCCTGGCGTCCCGACGCCGCCACCCGCGAACTGATGGCCACCCTCTGGTACCCGGCCCAGTCCGCGCGCGGCGAGCAAATCCCCTACGTCTCCCCCGAGGTGTCCACCGCCCTGTACGGCACCCCGGCCCTCAGCTCGGTGCGGACGGGCGTGAAGGCCCGCACGGTGCCCGCACCCGGACGCCACCCGCTGATCGTGCTCTCCCCCGGCTACGGCTACAGCCGCACCTCGCTCACCGCCCTCGCCGAGGACCTCGCGGCCCGCGGCTACGCGGTGGCCGCGCTGGACCACACCTACGAGACCGTCGTGCAGTTCCCCGACGGACGGGTCGAGACCTGCCTGATCTGCGACGAGGTGGACGACCGGCGGGCGGCCGAGGTCACCCGCAGCCGGGCGAAGGACATCGGCTTCCTGATCGACCGGCTGACCGCCCCCGGGCCCGGACTCGTTCGCGGACTGCAGATCGACCGCACCCGGATCGGCGCGGCCGGCCACTCGATCGGCGGCGCGAGCGCCGTCGAGGCGATGCGCCAGGACGGACGGATCCGCGCCGCCGCCAACCTGGACGGCGACTTCTTCGTGCCGCCGCCGGCCGAGGGCCTCTCCCGTCCGGTGCTGCTCCTCGGCGCCCAGCGGCGCGCCGGCGCGACCCCGACCGCCAACTGGGAGGAGACCTGGCAGCACCTGACCGGCTGGAAGCGCTGGCTGGACCTGCCGGAGGGCGGCCACCTGTCGTTCTGCGACGTGCACTGGCTGGTGGACTCCCTCGGCGTCCGCGACCAGGTGCCGCCCGAGACGGCCCAGGAGCAGTACGGCTCCGTCAAGGGCGCCCGCGCGCTCGCCGCCACCCGGGCCTACCTCGGCGCCTTCTTCGACCGGCACCTGCTCCACCGCCCGAGCCGGCTCCTGGACGCGCCCTCCGCCGCCTACCCGGAGGTCCGCTTCGCCAAGTAG